A window of Thunnus thynnus chromosome 17, fThuThy2.1, whole genome shotgun sequence contains these coding sequences:
- the dnajc7 gene encoding dnaJ homolog subfamily C member 7, giving the protein MATEHSDAVNMDPDMELLSDEELEREAEGFKEQGNAFYIKKDYAEAFNYYTKAIDMCPKNASYHGNRAATLMMLCRYREALEDSQQAVRLDNSFMKGHLREGKCHLSLGNAMAASRCFLRVLELEPDNSQAQQELKNAESILEYERMAEIGFEKRDFRMVVFCMDRALESASACHRFKILKAECLALLGRYPEAQSVASDILRMDSTNADALYVRGLCLYYEDCIDKAVQFFVQALRMAPDHDKARLACRNAKALKAKKEEGNKAFKEGNFQAAYELYSEALTIDPNNIKTNAKLYCNRATVGSKLRKLEQAIEDCTKAIKLDETYIKAYLRRAQCYMDTELYEEAVRDYEKVYQTEKTKEHKHLLKNAQLELKKSKRKDYYKVLGVNKNATEDEIKKAYRKRALLHHPDRHSGASAELQKEEEKKFKEVGEAFSVLSDPKKKSRYDSGQDLEDDGMNMADFDANNIFKAFFGGPGGFSFEASGPGNFFFQFG; this is encoded by the exons ATGGCGACGGAGCACAGTGATGCTGTGAACATGGACCCTGAcatggagctgctcagtgacgAAGAATTAGAAAG GGAAGCGGAGGGCTTCAAAGAGCAAGGCAATGCTTTTTATATCAAGAAGGATTACGCAGAAGCATTCAATTATTACACCAAGGCCATAG atatGTGTCCAAAGAATGCAAGTTACCATGGGAACCGGGCGGCCACACTAATGATGTTGTGCCGATACAGAGAGGCTTTAGAGGATTCCCAGCAAGCAGTACGACTAGATAACTCTTTCATGAAG GGCCATTTGCGAGAGGGCAAGTGCCACCTGTCCCTTGGCAATGCTATGGCTGCCAGCCGGTGTTTCCTGAGGGTTCTGGAGCTTGAGCCTGATAACAGCCAGGCTCAGCAGGAG CTGAAGAATGCAGAATCCATCCTTGAATATGAGAGAATGGCAGAGATTGGATTTGAGAAGAGGGACTTCAGGATG GTTGTCTTTTGCATGGACCGTGCCTTGGAGTCTGCCTCAGCCTGTCACAGGTTCAAGATACTGAAGGCGGAGTGCTTAGCCCTGCTGGGACGCTACCCCGAGGCTCAGTCTGTTGCCAG TGATATTCTGCGAATGGACTCCACTAATGCGGATGCACTGTACGTGCGTGGTCTTTGTCTGTACTATGAGGACTGCATTGACAAAGCTGTCCAGTTCTTTGTCCAGGCCCTGCGTATGGCTCCCGACCATGACAAAGCTCGGCTTGCATGCAGA AATGCCAAAGCACTAAAAGCCAAGAAGGAGGAAGGGAACAAGGCCTTCAAGGAGGGAAACTTTCAGGCAGCCTATGAGCTGTACTCTGAGGCACTAACAATAGACCCCAACAACATCAAGACTAATGCCAAGCTGTACTGTAATAGGGCCACTGTTGGATCTAAG CTGAGGAAACTAGAGCAGGCCATTGAAGACTGCACGAAGGCCATTAAACTGGATGAGACCTATATCAAGGCCTATTTACGGAGAGCACAGTG CTACATGGACACAGAGCTGTATGAAGAGGCAGTTCGAGACTATGAGAAGGTTTAccagacagagaaaacaaaag AACACAAACACCTCCTAAAAAACGCCCAGCTGGAGTTAAAGAAAAGCAAGCGAAAAGATTACTACAAAGTGCTCGGGGTGAATAAGAACGCCACAGAAGATGAGATCAAGAAAGCTTACCGCAAACGGGCGCTTTTACATCACCCAG ACCGTCACAGTGGAGCTAGTGCCGAGTTgcaaaaggaagaggaaaagaagttCAAGGAGGTGGGCGAGGCCTTCAGCGTGCTTTCAGACCCGAAGAAGAAGTCTCGCTATGACAGCGGTCAGGACCTGGAGGATGACGGCATGAACATGGCAG ATTTTGATGCCAACAACATTTTCAAGGCGTTCTTCGGAGGACCAGGAGGTTTTAGTTTTGAAG CATCTGGACCAGGAAATTTCTTCTTCCAGTTTGGTTAA
- the nkiras2 gene encoding NF-kappa-B inhibitor-interacting Ras-like protein 2, which translates to MGKSCKVVVCGQAAVGKTAVLEQLLYANHVAGSEPMETLEDIYIGSIETDRGTREQVRFYDTRGLRDGMEFPRHYYTFADGFVLVYSIDSKESFKRMEALKKDIDRHRDKKEVTIVVLGNKLDKQQERRVDSNMALNWAKNEKVRLWEVSVVDRRTLIEPFVYLASKMTQPQSKSTFPLSRNKNKGGGSTDS; encoded by the exons ATGGGCAAAAGCTGTAAAGTGGTGGTGTGTGGCCAGGCTGCAGTTGGTAAAACGGCTGTCTTGGAACAACTACTGTATGCCAACCATGTTGCAG GTTCAGAGCCCATGGAGACCCTGGAGGATATCTACATCGGCTCCATAGAAACTGACCGTGGCACACGAGAGCAGGTGCGCTTCTATGACACCCGCGGACTCCGGGATGGGATGGAGTTTCCTCGACATTACTACACTTTCGCGGACGGCTTTGTGCTTGTTTACAGCATTGATAGTAAAGAGTCCTTTAAGCGGATGGAGGCCCTCAAGAAGGACATTGACCGTCACAGAGACAAGAAAGAG GTAACCATTGTTGTGCTGGGTAACAAGCTGGACAAGCAGCAAGAGAGGAGAGTTGACTCTAACATGGCCCTGAACTGGGCTAAGAACGAGAAGGTGCGTCTGTGGGAGGTGTCGGTGGTGGACCGTCGCACGCTCATTGAACCCTTCGTCTACCTGGCCAGCAAAATGACCCAGCCGCAGAGCAAGTCCACTTTCCCTCTCAGTCGCAATAAGAATAAGGGGGGTGGTTCTACAGACAGCTGA